Proteins from one Corticium candelabrum chromosome 4, ooCorCand1.1, whole genome shotgun sequence genomic window:
- the LOC134178966 gene encoding DNA-(apurinic or apyrimidinic site) endonuclease 2-like has product MRILSWNINGLRAAGRESSVEKLITSLEADIVCLQETKVSRDQLDEPTAIIEGFVSFFSFCKTKKQGYSGVATFAKLPCCPVFAEQGVTGCLAAGQSDTIGCYGETDLFQVDSTGLDQEGRTVMTEHKLQTGKSLVIINVYCPRASVCEDGGKRMEYKMQFHRILSERCRGLVEAGKHVLLLGDMNAIHESIDCCEPDMMTFDSSFGQTWMADLIRINPSEGPGLLVDCFRQFHATRKNAFTCWATVTSARETNYGRRLDYILASPDFFLEHVTASDISPHIQGSDHCPVVVDINVSFCPADKPPSLCSQFLPEFSGRQQKLTSFLTSRATMETKSRTTVEASKSTSPSESDSRKRKNSVIVVGTKRTKQESQTKLARFLTKMAGDDKSETPETDKAAKGVETIDDQSDVKLLKSVSTDSRLLQANQWKSLFKGPAPLPLCKGHNEPCVLRTVRKTGRNQHRQFYVCARPQGLSTDPKARCDHFEWASGIKVKSL; this is encoded by the exons ATGCGAATTCTTAGCTGGAATATAAATGGATTGCGTGCTGCAGGACGGGAATCTTCTGTTGAGAAGTTAATCACTTCACTAGAAGCCGACATCGTTTGCTTGCAGGAAACTAAAGTTTCTC GAGATCAACTCGATGAACCAACAGCAATCATTGAAGGCTTCGTCTCCTTTTTTTCTTTTTGCAAAACTAAGAAACAAGGCTATTCTG GTGTCGCCACGTTTGCTAAATTACCTTGTTGCCCAGTCTTTGCAGAACAAGGCGTGACTGGATGTCTGGCTGCTGGTCAAAGTGATACCATTGGTTGCTATGGAGAGACGGATTTATTCCAAGTTGATTCGACAGGGCTGGATCAGGAAGGTCGAACAGTAATGACAGAACACAAGCTGCAAACAGGCAAATCACTCGTGATCATCAATGTGTATTGCCCTCGTGCTTCTGTATGCGAGGACGGTGGGAAGCGAATGGAGTATAAAATGCAGTTTCATAGGATATTGTCTGAGCGGTGCCGAGGTCTCGTCGAAGCAGGGAAACACGTTTTGCTGCTGGGAGACATGAATGCAATACATGAATCTATTGACTGTTGTGAACCAGAcatg ATGACGTTTGACAGCAGCTTTGGGCAAACGTGGATGGCCGACTTGATTAGAATAAATCCGTCAGAGGGTCCTGGTCTTTTAGTTGATTGCTTTCGGCAGTTTCATGCAACCCGTAAGAATGCGTTTACATGTTGGGCTACCGTCACATCAGCCAGAGAAACAAACTACGGCCGTCGTCTTGACTACATCTTAGCGAGTCCCGATTTCTTTCTCGAACACGTGACTGCTAGTGATATCTCTCCTCATATTCAAGGATCAGATCACTGTCCAGTTGTTGTGGACATAAACGTATCATTCTGTCCCGCTGATAAGCCACCATCATTGTGTAGTCAGTTTCTACCCGAGTTTTCTGGACGACAGCAGAAACTGACAAGTTTTCTGACGTCACGAGCAACAATGGAAACAAAGTCTAGAACTACAGTGGAAGCATCGAAGTCAACTAGTCCAAGTGAATCTGATTCTCGCAAGCGGAAAAACTCTGTTATTGTCGTAGGCACAAAAAGAACTAAACAAGAAAGTCAGACAAAATTGGCGAGGTTTCTAACAAAGATGGCAGGTGACGACAAGTCTGAGACACCAGAGACTGACAAAGCAGCAAAGGGTGTTGAGACAATCGATGATCAGTCTGATGTCAAGTTGTTAAAATCTGTTTCTACCGACAGTCGGTTATTACAAGCAAATCAGTGGAAGAGTCTGTTTAAGGGTCCGGCTCCTTTGCCGTTGTGCAAAGGACACAACGAGCCGTGTGTTCTGCGGACGGTGAGGAAGACGGGACGAAACCAGCACCGACAGTTTTATGTCTGTGCACGACCACAGGGTCTCTCGACTGATCCGAAGGCTCGATGCGATCATTTTGAATGGGCATCCGGGATTAAAGTCAAGTCACTATGA